A genomic region of Trifolium pratense cultivar HEN17-A07 linkage group LG3, ARS_RC_1.1, whole genome shotgun sequence contains the following coding sequences:
- the LOC123916193 gene encoding 1,4-alpha-glucan-branching enzyme 3, chloroplastic/amyloplastic-like, protein MTTTLSIPLNIFFFHQIQTTPTSSNFQQPQTVTFSRRKTTLKTACSGSQENPQQHQKKQKKKKEFNTNDTDSDGEKGYDPVGFLVKRGISHKAFAQFLRERHKALKDLKDEILKRHMNFKIMASGFELLGMHRHPEHRVDYMEWAPGARYCAITADFNDWSATENCAREHYFGHDDYGYWFIILEDKLREGEEPDELYFQQYNYVDDYDKGDSGVTVEELFKKANDEYWQPGEDRYLKNHFEVPAKLYEQMFGPNGPQTIEELGDIQDAETRYKEWAAKNGPSPYAVIDKGKNYDIFNVKVDPEWHERIRALKPPIAYWLETRKGRKAWLKKYMPGIPHGSKYRVYFNTPNGPLERVPAWATYVQPELDGRQAYAIHWEPPPEDAYKWKNKSPKVPKSLRIYEAHIGISGSEPKISSFNDFTDKVLPYIKKAGYNAIQLIGVVEHKDYFTVGYRVTNFYATSSRYGTPDDFKRLVDEAHGLGLLVFMEIVHSYAAADEMVGLSLFDGSNDCFFHSGKRGQHKFWGTRMFKYGDLDVLHFLLSNLSWWIEEYQIDGYQFHSLSSMIYTHNGFASFTGDLEEYSNQYVDREALLYLIMANEILHVLYPNIVTIAEDATYYPGLCEPTSQGGLGFDYYVNLSAPEMWSTFLETVPDHEWSMTKIVNTLVSKKENADKMLLYAENHNQSISGRRSFAEILFGEVDEHSENYKESLLRGSSLHKMIRLITLTIGGRAYMNFMGNEFGHPKSVEFPTSSNDFSYSLANRQWDLLEKDGIHRDLFTFDKDLMKLDEKERVLSRVFPIFHHVNDSSMVISYVRGPLLFIFNFHPTESYDSYAVGVEEAGEYQLILNTDEIKYAGQGILKEDQYFQRTISRRVDGHRNCIEVQLPTRTAQVYKLKRILRI, encoded by the exons ATGACAACAACACTTTCAATTCCACTCAACATCTTCTTCTTCCATCAAATTCAAACCACACCCACTTCTTCAAATTTCCAACAACCCCAAACCGTTACCTTTTCCCGCAGAAAAACAACCTTAAAAACCGCATGTTCTGGTTCACAAGAAAACCCCCAACAACACCAAAAGAagcagaaaaagaagaaagagttCAATACAAATGACACTGATTCTGATGGTGAAAAGGGTTATGACCCTGTTGGATTTCTCGTCAAACGTGGGATTTCTCATAAAGCATTTGCTCAGTTTCTTCGTGAAAG gCATAAAGCGTTGAAGGACCTGAAAGATGAAATTTTGAAACGGCACATGAACTTCAAGATTATGGCTTCTGG GTTTGAGTTATTGGGTATGCATCGTCATCCAGAACATCGGGTTGATTATATGGAATGGGCTCCAG GGGCTCGTTATTGTGCAATTACTGCTGACTTCAATGATTGGTCAGCTACAGAAAATTGTGCAAGAGAGCATTACTTTGGTCACGATGATTATGGATACTGGTTTATTATTCTTGAAGATAAGCTAAGAGAGGGAGAAGAGCCAGATGAACTATACTTTCAGCAGTATAACTATGTAGATGATTATGATAAAGGTGATAGTGGAGTCACCGTTGAAGAGCTCTTTAAGAAAGCAAACGACGAATACTGGCAACCAGGGGAAGATCGTTACCTGAAAAACCATTTTGAAGTTCCAGCTAAGTTGTACGAGCAGATGTTTGGTCCTAATGGGCCTCAAACCATTGAGGAGTTAGGAGACATACAGGATGCAGAAACAAGATATAAGGAATGGGCAGCAAAAAATGGACCTTCCCCTTATGCCGTGATTGACAAAGGCAAGAATTACGACATATTTAATGTGAAAGTTGATCCAGAATGGCATGAGAGAATTCGTGCGCTGAAACCTCCAATAGCATACTGGCTTGAGACACGTAAAGGAAGGAAAGCGTGGTTGAAAAAGTATATGCCTGGCATTCCTCATGGCAGCAAGTATAGGGTTTACTTTAACACTCCAAATGGACCGTTGGAGCGAGTACCTGCTTGGGCTACATATGTGCAGCCTG AATTAGATGGAAGACAAGCTTATGCAATCCACTGGGAACCGCCTCCAGAAGATGCATACAAATGGAAAAACAAAAGCCCCAAAGTACCGAAGTCATTGCGGATATATGAAGCTCATATTGGAATTAGTGGATCTGAGCCAAAAATATCTTCATTCAATGATTTCACAGACAAG GTTCTTCCTTACATAAAAAAAGCTGGATACAATGCAATCCAGTTGATTGGAGTTGTTGAACACAAGGATTATTTTACTGTTGGTTACAGA GTTACCAATTTTTATGCCACTAGTAGTCGATATGGCACTCCAGATGACTTCAAGCGATTAGTTGATGAGGCACATG GACTAGGACTGCTTGTCTTCATGGAAATTGTCCATTCATATGCTGCTGCAGATGAGATGGTTGGATTATCATTGTTCGATGGATCTAATGACTGTTTTTTTCATTCTG GTAAAAGGGGGCAACACAAGTTCTGGGGAACCAGAATGTTCAAATATGGCGACCTCGATGTTCTTCATTTCCTTCTATCAAACTTGAGCTG GTGGATTGAGGAGTATCAAATTGATGGTTACCAGTTCCATTCACTTTCTTCTATGATATATACTCACAACGGTTTTGCTTCATTTACTGGTGACTTGGAGGA GTACAGCAACCAATATGTTGACAGGGAAGCACTATTATATCTTATCATGGCCAATGAAATACTACATGTTCTTTACCCAAATATTGTCACAATAGCCGAAGAT GCAACATATTATCCTGGATTATGTGAGCCAACTTCTCAAGGTGGACTTGGATTTGATTACTATGTCAACCTTTCTGCACCTGAGATGTGGTCAACTTTTCTTGAGACTGTTCCTGACCATGAATGGAGCATGACTAAG ATTGTTAACACATTAGTTTCTAAAAAGGAAAATGCGGATAAGATGCTCTTATATGCAGAAAATCACAACCAG TCTATATCCGGAAGGCGGTCATTTGCAGAAATATTGTTTGGTGAAGTTGATGAGCATTCAGAAAACTACAAGGAATCTTTATTGAGGGGATCTTCATTACATAAA ATGATCAGATTGATCACGTTAACAATTGGTGGTCGTGCCTATATGAACTTCATGGGCAATGAATTTGGGCATCCAAAG AGTGTTGAGTTTCCAACATCGAGCAACGACTTCTCATATTCGCTTGCTAATCGTCAGTGGGATCTTTTGGAAAAAGATGGAATTCACCGTGATTTATTTACCTTTGATAAg GATTTGATGAAGCTGGATGAGAAGGAGAGAGTGCTCTCTCGTGTTTTTCCAATCTTTCACCATGTCAATGACAGTTCAATG GTCATATCTTACGTCAGAGGCCCGCTTctcttcattttcaattttcatccaaCAGAGTCTTATGATAGCTATGCAGTAGGTGTAGAAGAAGCCGGGGAGTATCAA CTTATTCTGAACACGGATGAAATAAAGTATGCTGGTCAAGGGATCCTTAAAGAAGACCAATATTTTCAAAGAACTATAAGCAGAAG AGTCGATGGGCATCGAAACTGCATAGAGGTGCAACTCCCTACCAGAACTGCTCAG GTTTACAAGTTAAAGCGAATATTGAGAATATGA